One stretch of Girardinichthys multiradiatus isolate DD_20200921_A chromosome 2, DD_fGirMul_XY1, whole genome shotgun sequence DNA includes these proteins:
- the cep41 gene encoding centrosomal protein of 41 kDa, producing MSLPRRIGKDEYLKKRIPKNAKYDHIKTRLDTGCSKTKHMERLEEIRKNYRYRKGEIFKRLKVTTFAQLILQVASVSDRNQSAGDDELADTQQDGLSIISEADLECESERVNGSPLKLPLSHQPDAGDCKDNCHTARSTLLSVINGVGELNIEDNPQKAAESASCLTPADTPYPDCPYLLLDVRDRDQYDCCHIISAHSFPVAMLSRTMNPYTKEVLEYKNALGKIIIVYDEDERIASLAATTMCERGFENLFMLCGGLKVIVQKFPSGMTTGCIPASCLSSPNSLKRRKCSVAQQPAQVAEKRWRFTSDELEKIQEQMEEMIIPSYSDSHLSSRTSSSSGRSTACSHQSSSTAGRNSSRVQSSRPWK from the exons ATGTCGCTGCCTCGGCGCATCGGCAAAGACGAG TACCTGAAGAAAAGGATACCCAAAAATGCAAAGTACGACCATATCAAAACAAGGCTGGACACAG GATGCAGCAAAACGAAGCACATGGAGAGGCTGGAGGAGATTAGGAAAA ACTACAGGTATCGAAAAGGTGAAATCTTCAAACGATTAAAGGTGACAACCTTTGCACAGCTG ATACTTCAGGTGGCTTCTGTTTCAGACAGGAATCAAAGCGCGGGTGATGATGAGTTGGCCGACACCCAACAAG ATGGTCTGTCAATCATCTCCGAGGCAGACTTGGAGTGTGAGTCTGAACGTGTCAATGGCTCACCGCTGAAGCTGCCTCTGTCGCACCAACCCGATGCAGGAGACTGCAAGGATAACTGTCACACAGCCAGGTCAACACTCCTCAG TGTTATCAACGGGGTTGGAGAGCTGAACATAGAGGACAACCCTCAGAAGGCAGCAGAGTCTGCGTCCTGCCTCACACCTGCTGACACTCCCTACCCAGACTGCCCCTACCTGCTGCTGGATGTGCGCGACCGCGATCAGTACGACTGCTGCCACATCATTAGTG CTCACAGTTTTCCCGTCGCCATGCTGTCTCGAACAATGAATCCGTACACCAAGGAAGTGCTGGAATAT AAAAACGCTCTGGGGAAGATCATCATTGTGTACGATGAAGATGAGAGAATAGCCAGCCTGGCAGCTACCACCATGTGTGAACGGGGGTTTGAGAATCTCTTTATGCTCTGTGGAG GTCTCAAGGTCATCGTCCAGAAATTTCCCAGCGGAATGACAACAGGCTGCATCCCAGCATCGTGCCTCTCCTCTCCCAATTCATTGAAGAGGAGGAAATGCTCTGTGGCTCAGCAGCCGGCGCAGGTCGCAGAGAAACGCTGGAGGTTTACGTCGGATGAGCTGGAAAAGATCCAGGAGCAGATGGAGGAGATGATCATCCCCAGTTACTCAGACA GTCACCTGTCAAGTCGCACATCATCCAGCAGCGGCCGGTCCACAGCCTGCAGTCATCAGAGTTCTTCCACAGCTGGGAGAAACAGCTCCAGAGTTCAGAGCAGCAGACCCTGGAAATAA
- the LOC124882899 gene encoding extensin-like — MSCAKRPHPHPETQTHLHPGQPSKNDRAEPDRKSASATATPHILLFIRRGTAKTTNPKHTQPTRNHPANEQTPPQYEAEKPDASAELSDARPASPTPGGQSRRAQDHRPNTTARHTVEDGMQQGPPNAKAAHNAHTAQKRPHQPPKNKAPRESAPPQKEDLQHPGPRTCPTPIPLPEAAPQEDPPQGPQKAREPTEPKPIRKPRPIHPETNPGQPVHSNHADPSEPPPPDRKGTGISNQNQDKEPETEPEPPKTKRCPQPSKANHPSPPQKETYTHPNIRTPRAHKTLDTQVDPAPPPPADPLPPQQNVLLEGRSTCNEMGPTRQLRRPLYPPVHQRSSSQGRAPGNAPAQNPGDIPARTQDPQGPARTLARGAMSVGAGPPKESHAATRCLPQEPPKPQPGQDHSPQRQSPQRSQPRYTPNAPTQTPPRIRHNAPQDEAKGAPPPLGDGAN; from the exons ATGAG TTGTGCAAAGAGGCCACACCCCCATCCAGAGACGCAGACACACCTACATCCAGGTCAGCCAAGCAAAAACGATAGAGCCGAGCCAGACCGCAAATCCGCCAGcgccacagcaacaccacacatCCTTCTGTTCATTCGTAGGGGCACGGCGAAGACCACtaaccccaaacacacacaacccaCCAGGAACCATCCAGCAAACGAGCAAACCCCACCCCAGTACGAGGCCGAGAAGCCTGACGCAAGTGCAGAGCTCAGCGACGCCCGCCCTGCCTCACCCACGCCCGGAGGTCAGAGCCGCCGCGCACAGGACCACCGCCCCAACACCACAGCACGCCATACAGTGGAGGACGGAATGCAGCAAGGACCACCCAATGCAAAAGCTGCACACAATGCTCACACTGCGCAAAAgcgcccccaccagccccccaaAAACAAAGCCCCCCGTGAAAGTGCACCACCACAAAAAGAAGACTTGCAGCATCCAGGTCCTAGAACATGCCCGACACCCATACCCCTGCCAGAAGCAGCCCCGCAAGAAGACCCACCCCAAGGCCCACAAAAGGCaagagagcccacagagccaaaacccaTCCGGAAACCGAGACCAATCCACCCCGAGACTAACCCCGGCCAGCCCGTACACTCgaaccatgcagacccctccgaACCCCCTCCCCCAGACAGAAAAGGGACTGGCATCAGTAACCAGAACcaagacaaggaaccagaaaCCGAGCCAGAACCACCAAAGACCAAACGATGCCCACAACCATCCAAGGCCAACCACCCATCCCCACCCCAGAAGGaaacctacacccaccccaacattcgaACTCCCAGAGCACATAAGACATTGGACACCCAGGTTGACCCCGCCCCACCCCCTCCCGCAGACCCTCTGCCCCCGCAGCAGAATGTGCTCCTTGAAGGAaggagcacctgcaatgagatgggaCCTACCCGCCAGCTTCGGAGGCCCTTATACCCACCGGTACACCAAAGGTCCTCGAGCCAGGGCCGGGCGCCTGGGAATGCACCAGCCCAAAACCCCGGCGACATACCCGCCAGGACCCAAGACCCCCAAGGCCCAGCCAGGACCCTGGCCCGGGGGGCAATGTCCGTCGGCGCAGGCCCCCCGAAAGAGTCGCATGCAGCTACCAGATGTCTCCCTCAagagccaccaaagccccaACCCGGCCAGGACCACAGCCCCCAGCGCCAGAGCCCCCAGCGATCCCAGCCCAGGTACACCCCAAATGCCCCAACCCAGACACCCCCCCGAATCCGCCACAACGCCCCACAGGATGAAGCCAAGGGCGCCCCACCCCCACTAGGCGATGGAGCCAATTAA